In a genomic window of Struthio camelus isolate bStrCam1 chromosome 16, bStrCam1.hap1, whole genome shotgun sequence:
- the SERPINF2 gene encoding alpha-2-antiplasmin isoform X1 encodes MQRSVWGEALCWAGCTGRAPVQCSAVQPSRLGCIQPPLVFPGELEQGCCEDALDVRRNMVLLWGLLLLCLPALHSHLRFPLTHALEQKYLSLDKAVELEDLEEADAMQLDIHIADVPCALPGAAPTVPNAEVLHSTSDTWEEIYGPTLPFTTTTTTGSRNDWSPEEVHSSEEEEEGEEKNCDVTWKKSRRLAKGLMKFSIDLLREVQLETNRANVILSPLSITLALSQLALGAAHQTEKSLLEVMHLASVPCLHHTLSNVRRRLTESLLSTASRVYLQKGFEVKEKFLEDSEKFYGAKPVTLSGNSEEDLMDINKWVEEATNGQIPTFLHQLPGNTVMLLLSAIHFHGFWRNKFDASLTGPDIFHLDNEFMVPVEMMKAQKYSLSWFTLESQDIQVAKFPFKGNMSFVAIAPNQFSWNVSHVLENFPYEQLRSLFPKEVPTTVKIPKLEVDYQLELNKVLSQIGLRELFTSPDLQKITDEPLFVSSIQHQSKLELKEDGVEASAATSVMLSRSLSAFSLDRPFLFIIFEEETGIPLFIGSIQNPNPNATPQIKEPQGSPEVTDVTENPVPK; translated from the exons ATGCAGAGAAGTGTTTGGGGGGAAGCTCTGTGCTGGGCTGGATGTACTGGAAGGGccccagtgcagtgcagtgcagtgcaaccCAGCAGGTTGGGGTGCATTCAGCCACCTCTTGTGTTCCCAGGAGAGCTGGAGCAGGGATGCTGTGAAGATGCTCTGGATGTAAGAAG AAACATGGTGTTGCTCTGGGGTCTGttgctgctctgcctgcctgctctgcacagccatCTACGG tttcctTTGACACATGCCCTTGAGCAGAAGTATCTCTCCTTAGACAAAGCTGTGGAGTTGGAG GACCTGGAAGAGGCTGATGCTATGCAACTGGACATACACATTGCAGATGTCCCCTGTGCTCTGCCAGGAGCTGCTCCAACCGTGCCGAATGCCGAGGTGTTGCATTCTACCTCTGACACGTGGGAGGAGATCTATGGACCCACATTACCATTCACCACCACAACCACCACAGGCAGTAGGAATGACTGGAGCCCAGAGGAAGTCCACTcttctgaagaggaagaagaaggggaagaaaaaaactgtGACGTGACTTGGAAGAAAAGCCGGAGGCTAGCAAAAGGGTTGATGAAATTCAGCATTGATCTCCTCAGAGAGGTCCAGCTGGAGACCAACAGAGCCAATGTGATCCTATCTCCCCTGAGCATCACCCTTGCCTTGTCTCAGCTGGCGCTAG GAGCAGCACATCAGACAGAAAAGAGTTTGCTGGAGGTGATGCATCTGGCATCAGTGCCCTGTCTCCATCACACATTAAGCAACGTGCGCAGGAGGCTCACAGAATCCTTGCTCAGCACTGCTTCACGTGTGTATCTGCAGAAAG GATTTGAGGTTAAAGAGAAGTTCCTGGAGGATTCAGAGAAATTCTATGGGGCAAAGCCTGTGACTCTTTCTGGGAACAGTGAGGAGGACCTCATGGACATAAACAAGTGGGTAGAGGAGGCAACTAATGGGCAAATACCCACCTTTCTACATCAGCTCCCTGGAAACACAGTGATGCTTTTGCTCAGTGCTATTCATTTCCATG GGTTTTGGAGAAATAAGTTTGATGCTAGCCTCACTGGGCCAGACATATTTCACCTTGACAATGAGTTCATGGTCCCAGTTGAGATGATGAAAGCCCAGAAGTACTCCCTGAGCTGGTTTACACTGGAGTCCCAGGACATTCAG GTGGCCAAGTTTCCCTTTAAGGGAAACATGAGTTTCGTGGCCATTGCACCAAACCAGTTTAGTTGGAATGTCTCTCATGTGCTGGAGAACTTCCCTTATGAACAACTACGCAGCCTTTTCCCTAAAGAGGTACCCACCACAGTGAAGATACCCAAATTAGAAGTGGACTATCAGCTGGAACTCAACAAGGTTCTCAGTCAAATAG GCCTCCGGGAGTTGTTCACAAGCCCAGATCTGCAGAAGATCACAGATGAACCTCTCTTTGTATCCAGTATACAGCACCAGTCTAAACTGGAGCTTAAAGAAGACGGAGTGGAAGCATCTGCTGCTACCAGCGTCATGCTGTCACGGTCACTCTCTGCCTTCAGCCTTGACCGACCCTTTCTCTTCATTATCTTTGAGGAAGAAACAGGCATCCCACTTTTCATAGGCAGCATCCAGAACCCTAACCCCAATGCTACTCCCCAGATAAAAGAGCCACAGGGCTCACCTGAAGTAACGGATGTCACTGAGAATCCTGTGCCCAAATAA
- the SERPINF2 gene encoding alpha-2-antiplasmin isoform X2, with product MVLLWGLLLLCLPALHSHLRFPLTHALEQKYLSLDKAVELEDLEEADAMQLDIHIADVPCALPGAAPTVPNAEVLHSTSDTWEEIYGPTLPFTTTTTTGSRNDWSPEEVHSSEEEEEGEEKNCDVTWKKSRRLAKGLMKFSIDLLREVQLETNRANVILSPLSITLALSQLALGAAHQTEKSLLEVMHLASVPCLHHTLSNVRRRLTESLLSTASRVYLQKGFEVKEKFLEDSEKFYGAKPVTLSGNSEEDLMDINKWVEEATNGQIPTFLHQLPGNTVMLLLSAIHFHGFWRNKFDASLTGPDIFHLDNEFMVPVEMMKAQKYSLSWFTLESQDIQVAKFPFKGNMSFVAIAPNQFSWNVSHVLENFPYEQLRSLFPKEVPTTVKIPKLEVDYQLELNKVLSQIGLRELFTSPDLQKITDEPLFVSSIQHQSKLELKEDGVEASAATSVMLSRSLSAFSLDRPFLFIIFEEETGIPLFIGSIQNPNPNATPQIKEPQGSPEVTDVTENPVPK from the exons ATGGTGTTGCTCTGGGGTCTGttgctgctctgcctgcctgctctgcacagccatCTACGG tttcctTTGACACATGCCCTTGAGCAGAAGTATCTCTCCTTAGACAAAGCTGTGGAGTTGGAG GACCTGGAAGAGGCTGATGCTATGCAACTGGACATACACATTGCAGATGTCCCCTGTGCTCTGCCAGGAGCTGCTCCAACCGTGCCGAATGCCGAGGTGTTGCATTCTACCTCTGACACGTGGGAGGAGATCTATGGACCCACATTACCATTCACCACCACAACCACCACAGGCAGTAGGAATGACTGGAGCCCAGAGGAAGTCCACTcttctgaagaggaagaagaaggggaagaaaaaaactgtGACGTGACTTGGAAGAAAAGCCGGAGGCTAGCAAAAGGGTTGATGAAATTCAGCATTGATCTCCTCAGAGAGGTCCAGCTGGAGACCAACAGAGCCAATGTGATCCTATCTCCCCTGAGCATCACCCTTGCCTTGTCTCAGCTGGCGCTAG GAGCAGCACATCAGACAGAAAAGAGTTTGCTGGAGGTGATGCATCTGGCATCAGTGCCCTGTCTCCATCACACATTAAGCAACGTGCGCAGGAGGCTCACAGAATCCTTGCTCAGCACTGCTTCACGTGTGTATCTGCAGAAAG GATTTGAGGTTAAAGAGAAGTTCCTGGAGGATTCAGAGAAATTCTATGGGGCAAAGCCTGTGACTCTTTCTGGGAACAGTGAGGAGGACCTCATGGACATAAACAAGTGGGTAGAGGAGGCAACTAATGGGCAAATACCCACCTTTCTACATCAGCTCCCTGGAAACACAGTGATGCTTTTGCTCAGTGCTATTCATTTCCATG GGTTTTGGAGAAATAAGTTTGATGCTAGCCTCACTGGGCCAGACATATTTCACCTTGACAATGAGTTCATGGTCCCAGTTGAGATGATGAAAGCCCAGAAGTACTCCCTGAGCTGGTTTACACTGGAGTCCCAGGACATTCAG GTGGCCAAGTTTCCCTTTAAGGGAAACATGAGTTTCGTGGCCATTGCACCAAACCAGTTTAGTTGGAATGTCTCTCATGTGCTGGAGAACTTCCCTTATGAACAACTACGCAGCCTTTTCCCTAAAGAGGTACCCACCACAGTGAAGATACCCAAATTAGAAGTGGACTATCAGCTGGAACTCAACAAGGTTCTCAGTCAAATAG GCCTCCGGGAGTTGTTCACAAGCCCAGATCTGCAGAAGATCACAGATGAACCTCTCTTTGTATCCAGTATACAGCACCAGTCTAAACTGGAGCTTAAAGAAGACGGAGTGGAAGCATCTGCTGCTACCAGCGTCATGCTGTCACGGTCACTCTCTGCCTTCAGCCTTGACCGACCCTTTCTCTTCATTATCTTTGAGGAAGAAACAGGCATCCCACTTTTCATAGGCAGCATCCAGAACCCTAACCCCAATGCTACTCCCCAGATAAAAGAGCCACAGGGCTCACCTGAAGTAACGGATGTCACTGAGAATCCTGTGCCCAAATAA
- the SERPINF1 gene encoding pigment epithelium-derived factor encodes MQIPVVLLFLGLLVVPSRSQNSAAGQNSATADGGNTGEAEEEDPFYKSPVNKLAAAVSNFGYDLYRQQSSRTATANVLLSPFSLATALSGLSLGAGERTEDVISRALFYDLLNKAEVHNTYKDLLTSVTAPEKSLKSASRIILEKRLRMKPGFHSQLEKSYKMRLRMLSGNSQLDLQEINNWVRQQTKGRILRFMKDMPTDVSILLAGAAHFKGTWGTKFDTKMTALKDFHLDEDRIVKVSMMSDPKAILRYGFDSELNCKIAQLPLTGEVSATFFLPTKVTQNLTLIEESLTSEFVHDVDKELKTVHAVLSLPKIRLNYEEALGNTLKETRLQSLFTSPDFTKITAKPIKLSHVQHKAILELNEDGERSTPNPGVNAARLTFPIEYHVDRPFLLVLRDDTTGTLLFIGKILDPRSI; translated from the exons ATGCAGATTCCAGTGGTTCTCCTCTTCCTGGGTCTCTTAGTTGTCCCAAGTAGATCGCAGAACTCGGCTGCTGGGCAG AACTCTGCCACTGCCGATGGAGGCAACACAGGTGAAGCTGAAGAGGAAGATCCATTCTATAAGAGCCCTGTGAACAAGCTGGCAGCTGCAGTCTCCAATTTTGGCTATGACCTGTACCGGCAGCAGTCTAGCAGAACAGCCACTGCCAATGTGCTACTGTCTCCATTCAGCCTGGCTACTGCACTTTCTGGTCTCTCACTCG GCGCTGGAGAGCGAACAGAAGATGTGATTTCCCGAGCTCTCTTCTATGATCTGCTTAACAAAGCTGAAGTCCACAACACCTACAAGGACCTACTGACCAGTGTCACTGCACCGGAGAAGAGCCTGAAAAGCGCCTCCCGAATCATcttggaaaaaa GACTGAGGATGAAGCCTGGTTTTCACAGCCAGCTGGAGAAGTCCTACAAAATGCGGCTGAGGATGCTCAGTGGCAATTCCCAATTAGACCTCCAAGAGATCAACAACTGGGTACGGCAGCAGACAAAGGGAAGGATTCTGCGGTTTATGAAAGACATGCCCACAGATGTCAGTATTCTCCTTGCTGGGGCTGCTCACTTCAAGG ggacATGGGGAACAAAGTTTGACACCAAGATGACTGCTCTAAAGGACTTCCATCTGGATGAGGACAGAATTGTGAAGGTGTCCATGATGTCAGACCCCAAAGCCATACTGCGATATGGTTTTGACTCAGAACTCAACTGCAAG ATTGCCCAGCTGCCACTGACTGGGGAAGTCAGTGCCACATTCTTCCTGCCTACGAAGGTGACTCAAAATTTGACTCTGATTGAGGAGAGTCTCACTTCTGAGTTTGTCCACGATGTAGACAAGGAGCTGAAGACAGTCCACGCTGTGCTAAGCTTGCCAAAAATAAGGCTGAACTACGAAGAGGCACTTGGCAACACTTTAAAGGAGACAA ggctCCAGTCACTTTTCACGTCACCTGATTTTACCAAGATTACTGCCAAGCCCATTAAGCTATCTCACGTGCAACACAAGGCAATTCTGGAGCTTAACGAAGATGGGGAAAGATCCACACCAAACCCCGGGGTGAACGCTGCTCGTCTGACTTTCCCCATAGAGTATCATGTGGATAGACCTTTTCTTCTAGTGCTGCGAGATGATACGACTGGAACCCTGCTTTTTATTGGCAAGATTCTGGACCCCAGGAGCATTTAG